Proteins from a genomic interval of Candidatus Atribacteria bacterium:
- a CDS encoding BMP family ABC transporter substrate-binding protein → MKKQKLILAIVLIAILLSSVVSFSSAEAKKLYIPLISKGFQHQFWLAVKAGAEQAAKDFDVTITFEGPESEAMVDKQMDMLQVAIDKNPDAICFAAVDSKAAIPLLEQTKEKGIPVIGFDSGVDSDIPLSTAATDNIGAAALAADKMAELIGGAGQVAIIAHDQTSRTGIDRVKGFTDRVAEKYPNITIVATQYGGGDHLKSTDLAKAIIQGNPNLKGFFGANEGSIIGVLNAVQELGMKGKLVVIGYDSGQQQMEAIRSGLLAGAITQDPIGIGYKCVEAAVKAIKGETLPKFIDTGFHWYDSTNIDDPAIAALLYK, encoded by the coding sequence ATGAAAAAACAAAAATTAATACTCGCGATAGTTCTGATAGCAATTCTTCTCTCTTCTGTGGTTTCTTTTTCATCAGCAGAGGCAAAAAAACTCTACATACCTTTAATTTCAAAGGGATTCCAACACCAATTCTGGCTGGCAGTTAAGGCCGGGGCTGAACAAGCTGCCAAAGACTTTGATGTAACCATCACCTTTGAAGGACCCGAGAGCGAGGCTATGGTGGATAAGCAAATGGATATGCTTCAGGTCGCTATTGACAAGAATCCTGACGCAATTTGCTTTGCCGCCGTTGACTCCAAAGCTGCCATTCCTCTGCTTGAGCAGACCAAGGAAAAAGGTATCCCCGTGATCGGTTTTGACTCCGGAGTTGACAGTGACATCCCACTGAGTACAGCAGCTACCGATAATATTGGTGCGGCTGCATTGGCAGCCGATAAAATGGCAGAACTTATCGGCGGAGCCGGACAAGTGGCAATTATTGCACATGACCAGACCAGCCGAACCGGTATCGATCGTGTCAAGGGCTTTACCGACAGAGTTGCCGAAAAATATCCAAACATCACCATTGTAGCTACCCAGTATGGCGGTGGGGATCATCTGAAATCGACAGACCTGGCCAAAGCTATCATTCAGGGCAACCCCAATCTTAAGGGTTTCTTTGGCGCTAACGAGGGTTCGATCATTGGTGTCTTAAATGCCGTACAAGAATTGGGAATGAAGGGCAAGCTGGTGGTTATCGGTTATGACTCCGGTCAACAACAGATGGAAGCCATCCGATCCGGTCTTCTGGCTGGCGCAATCACCCAGGACCCCATCGGTATTGGCTACAAGTGTGTTGAAGCTGCAGTGAAAGCCATTAAAGGTGAAACACTGCCTAAGTTCATCGACACCGGTTTCCACTGGTATGACAGCACCAACATTGATGACCCGGCGATTGCAGCGCTGCTTTATAAATAG